The genomic segment attaaatattaaagatAATGCTCAGAAGAAGCCATCCCTTGTGCCCAACCTCACACTAATTTTGTTTATCCTTGGAATCATCTTccgtttgattttttttatttttattttctttcactttgacCCCATCAAGAACGAAACATCGGGGGTCGGCTCAAAAAACCTAGTATGAGGATGGGAACGGGGTATGAAAACTTACTAGTGGAGGAAGACTATTTTGTTCAGAGAAGGAAAGACGAAAGCAAACAAAGTTGAGAAAAGCCAAATGAAATCCGATTTTGAAGTCCGTCGTCTGGACATTTCCAAGAAGAACAAAACAGAAGAAGAGCCTGAAACGTGCTCCTGAGTTTACCTTTCCCTTAGTATTCCTCTACGGTCTTGCCCAGGATAATAACCCTGTGGCAGTTTCGTTTTTCGttcttctttttatctttttttttttcattttcttcttctttgggTTTAGCTAGTTGTCGTGGATGGGCCAATCAGCTTCGACGGCGAAACTCACGAGCCGTCGAGATTGCTACCATAGCCAACGGTCAAAGTCGAAATCAACGGCTCTGATCTGCCCGATGCAAGCTGAGGAAGCTGAAGATCTTGATCGAAGAAGCATAGATGGATTATCGGATTTCATCTCGGATCTACCCGACGAGTGCTTGGCTTGCATTTTTCAGTCTCTTAGTCCCGGTGACCGGAAACGATGCTCTCTCGTTTGCTGGAGGTGGTTAAGGATTGAAGGACAGAGCCGTCATCGGCTTTCCCTCAACGCCCAATCAGATCTGCACCCTCTGATTCCTTCCATATTCTCTCGCTTCGACGCTGTAACGAAACTGGCTTTGAAATGTGACCGGAGATCTGTTAGCATAGGCGACGACGCGCTTGTCCTAATCTCTGAGCGTTGCCGGAACTTGACTCGCCTTAAGCTCCGAACCTGCCGTAACTTGACCGATGCAGGCATGGCGGCCTTTGCTAAAAACTGCAGGGGCTTAAAGAAGCTCTCGTGTGGATCTTGCACTTTCGGAGCTAAAGGAATGAACGCCGTGCTCGACAACTGTCCAGCTCTCGAGGAACTCTCTGTGAAACGACTTCGCGGTATTGTGGAAGGAGCTGCAGCTGAGCCGATAGGGCCGGGGGTGTCGGCGGCGGCGTTGAAAACAATTTGCTTAAAAGAGCTTTATAATGGACAGTGCTTTGGTCCGCTAATTATTGGTGCAAAGAATCTGAAatctttaaaactttttaGATGCTCTGGTGATTGGGATAAGCTTTTCCCTCTCATAGTAGATCACGTCACAGGTATGGTAGAGATCCATATGGAGCGGATCCAAGTCAGCGATGTCGGTCTCGTGGCGATATCCAACTGTTTAAACTTAGAAATTCTTCACCTTGTTAAGACCCCCGAGTGTACCAACGTTGGACTCGCAGCTGTTGCGGataaatgtaaattgttaagaaaGCTTCACATTGATGGATGCAAAGCGAATCGAATAGGCGATGAAGGATTAAACGCTGTCGCCAAATCTTGCCCTAATTTACAAGAACTAGTTCTTATTGGTGTTAATCCGACAAAGCTGAGTTTGGAAATGTTAGCTACGAATTGTCAGAATTTGGAACGGTTAGCTTTATGCGGTAGTGATACAGTTGGTGATGCGGAGATTTCGTGTATTGCTGTGAAATGTATAGCTTTAAAGAAGCTTTGTATTAAGAGTTGCCCTGTTTCGGATCATGGAATGGAAGCGCTTGCTAGTGGTTGCCCTAATTTGGTTAAAGTGAAGGTGAAGAAATGTAGAGGAGTAACTTCGGAGGGGGCAGATTGGTTAAGAGCAAATAGAGGATCGCTGGCGGTTAATTTGGATACAGGGGAACATTTAGATGCAAGTGCCAGTGATGGTGGGGCACAAGATAATGGAGTTGAGTTTCCTCCTGTGATGTCTGCTCAAATGGGAGCCCCTAGTATTGCTTCTAGCAGCACGGGTCGATCAACATCGTTCAAGTTGTTAGGACTTTTGAGTGGGAGGAGTTTAGTGGCTTGCACTTTGAGGAGGTTGGCAAGCAGTAATGGCAGTTCTCGGAGTTAATTTGGATGGAAGAGGCGAAGCGGCAAtgaaaaaagaggaaaaaaaaagcactCTTGGTCTTGAACTGTTTACATTATTTTGTTGTAGTATCCGATTCTGCTGGTTGTGTATTTAATTCAATGATGTGTGCTGTTGATTGCCTTTTGAGTTGAATCTTCACCTTCAAAAGTGATAGTTTCTCTTATATCTTCCTATATTACTGTTCATTCAGTTTCAAATTCTTAGTTTCTTTATTTAGCCAACTCTCTACGGcgtttttttcctattttatttGTTGCAAATATAATTATCCTAAATGGAATTTGAAAGAAAGGCATCCTGATATATATAGTTGGATCTGTGTGTTATTAGCTTCTGACTCTTTTGATGTATATTGAGTATGAGTGCATGATAGACGTATGCCCAAGTGCTACTTGTTATATTATGTAGGAGATGTATTTTTGTTGGGAACTACTTGATTGGACAATTTTCAGCATCAAATTGTTGAATATCAGGAAAATAATGATAGAAGTTTTCTGTTGTCCAGTCAATATATCGTCTGTTGCTGACCAAAGATAGAAGAGGGTTTCGAACATGACTAAAGGTAGAAGTCAGGAGTTAGAACCAAGTTGGACATTCTGATCTGCAATTTGCATTTTTATGCAAGTAAAAGCTGGGCTTCAAACATGGACGCCATTTTGATTCTTTGGAAAATGTAGTCTTCTGATGAGAAAAGGTATGATAGGTAGATTTTATGAATGCTATTGTTGTATGGCATTAGTAAATTCTCTGATGAATGTTTTTGTAATTTCTGTGTGAATGACTATTATTTATTGCTTTGTTGCTTTATGGGCCAtttttttatggtttgtgaTGCTTCtgcttgattttattttgctaTGACTTACTGATCTGCAATATTAAGTAGTTTTATTGGTTGGAAACTGCATTAGGAAATTTATTGAGGACATAATATGATACATTGTGAGAGTGAGGAAATGTGAAATGATGGCAAATGCTGTCATGtgttatcttctttttttttttttgaaaagttagcTAGCATGTAATAAACTCTGCTCATTAACCAATACCTACTTGtggttaattaatttcatCTCACATTTAAGTATATGCACATGGAAAAAAGTAGTTAAAAGTGAGGAACTGTTACCAAATTACATTTGCATCATATACTTGCACTCTACCAAATTACATATGCATCATATAGttgctctttctttctttatcaaTCCTAGCAGAGATGCTGagaattaatattttgtttttattgatGGGGACACATAAACAGGTTTCTGAAATTTTTTACAATCTCTGGTTTTAGCTGTGCTTCTATAAATCTAGCCTGGAAATATTTCAATGATTATCAGCTTGTCTGGGTCATATTATATCTTGTCATCTCACATGAGGTACAGCAAGAAAACACATCATGATCAATGGAAAAATACAATTAGGCATATTATACAGATGCCATCAGCAAAGCTCCAATTTAATCAGGTGGGAGGTTTATGATTTTTGAGGCCAACTGCTTGGTTGATCGCCTCCCAACTGAGTCAGATTTCGTGAAGTCCACAACTCTTTACCGAGTGCTCCTGTAGTTTTGTTGGTGTTTGTCACAGCCTATTGTGAGGTACATTTACCCTAGTCATCCATTTGTCctagttaattttattatagCTAAATTTGAGTACATAGTATGTCACCCATAACTAGATTGTGATAatcttaaacttattttaGTATTGCCAAGAAAGTCGATTTTCTCCGAGGTATAGTCTACATTACCCTTAAGGCTGCCGAAGGATAGAAGGGAACAATATAATTTATTCAGTTGGAAGCTAATTATATATCCTGATAGGTATATGAATCTCTGAGTGCATGGGTGAATACATATGTATACATTACATACATCCTTTAGTCCCTTTAAACATATAATATATTGCTTGTGAGTGTTGAAGTCTATAAATAGAGATTGGGTTGgaaatttatgaaatgtaattggAGAAACTCTGATAATATTGTATGAAGATTTTCCTGGTGTGTTTCAAAGCAGACTCcctgttttcttttgttttctctatGATAAATAGTGTGCTAACAGTATCTGATGATGACCATTTGGTTCCAGGGACAGGCATGTCCTGGTTCTAGGAAGTGGGTGTTTAAAAAGATTCAGTGCCCCACAAGTTTCAAGTTGCGTGTTTAGGGTAGGCGGGAATTTAAGTTAGGAAGAAAATTTGAAGCTAGGATTGAGTATTCAAGAAAATGTTTGTCGGGGTGGTAGAGGGGCTTTAGGTCTACAAGTCTTGGAATGAGAAGAGTTGGCATGCCCACCGCCCCGTAATTCCAAATCGTGAGTTGTTGTCATCTTTTGAATTCATATCCATCacagaagaaacaaaattccAAAACCTGGCTGTCAGGACCGGTTTGATTTGGAGCTGAAAGTCTCATCCCTCACGTTCCGGAGAGCGGAGGCTTTGCTTTTGAAAGCAACTGGAAAGGTTGACATTATGTAGTGCTTTTAATGTTTCGATTGAATGATATTGATATCTGGAATAGTGGAATTCCTAATATTTCCAAAAGCATTATTTATCTAATCACGCAGTCTAAAATTGACTTTTTATCTAACCATTTTCTTCCTGACGAAATTTGTTCTCGACTGACTGAAAAAGC from the Theobroma cacao cultivar B97-61/B2 chromosome 8, Criollo_cocoa_genome_V2, whole genome shotgun sequence genome contains:
- the LOC18591137 gene encoding F-box protein At1g47056, yielding MGQSASTAKLTSRRDCYHSQRSKSKSTALICPMQAEEAEDLDRRSIDGLSDFISDLPDECLACIFQSLSPGDRKRCSLVCWRWLRIEGQSRHRLSLNAQSDLHPLIPSIFSRFDAVTKLALKCDRRSVSIGDDALVLISERCRNLTRLKLRTCRNLTDAGMAAFAKNCRGLKKLSCGSCTFGAKGMNAVLDNCPALEELSVKRLRGIVEGAAAEPIGPGVSAAALKTICLKELYNGQCFGPLIIGAKNLKSLKLFRCSGDWDKLFPLIVDHVTGMVEIHMERIQVSDVGLVAISNCLNLEILHLVKTPECTNVGLAAVADKCKLLRKLHIDGCKANRIGDEGLNAVAKSCPNLQELVLIGVNPTKLSLEMLATNCQNLERLALCGSDTVGDAEISCIAVKCIALKKLCIKSCPVSDHGMEALASGCPNLVKVKVKKCRGVTSEGADWLRANRGSLAVNLDTGEHLDASASDGGAQDNGVEFPPVMSAQMGAPSIASSSTGRSTSFKLLGLLSGRSLVACTLRRLASSNGSSRS